The Candidatus Margulisiibacteriota bacterium genome window below encodes:
- the pnp gene encoding polyribonucleotide nucleotidyltransferase, which produces MKQVVSKEIFGKTIIIETGRMARQASGSVLVTSGGTVILATATVSSAPREGADFFPLTVDYIEKMYASGKIPGGFFKRESKPSTVATLTSRLIDRPIRPLFPEGFRNDVHIVITVLSYDGVNTPDVLGMVGASAALSVSKIPFAGPAAGVIVGYVDNEFIMNPSPEQLAISQLDLAIAGTKAAVTMVEAGAKEVSEKLLIDAIEFGHNAIKEIITLQEELVALVGQPKMQYTLDLVPQDIAEWVNGNFSQKLEAAIRTEGKQARYDAIDQLQEEVLEAAKTKFGEEFEKQKTIVKRAFHELEKAIFRKIIINDHVRADGRKLDEIRALSSEVGVLPCTHGSALFTRGETQSLAVTTLGTAGDEQTIDGLDITSSKKFFLHYNFPPFSVGETGFMRGPGRRELGHGALAERAIMPVLPQPADFPYTIRLVSEILESNGSSSMASVCGGILSLMDAGVPIVRPVAGVAMGLIKDNEEKYAILTDIMGLEDHLGDMDFKVCGTKEGVTALQMDIKILGVTKEIMQKSLAQAETARMALLDHMVSVIDKPRDNISSYAPRIVSLMIPQDKIGLLIGPGGKTIKGIIEETGVEIDIADDGRVMIASVDENSLNMAKEKIFNLVRDVEVGEVYNGKVVKITNFGAFVEVLPGKEGLLHISQISERRLQTVEEVLHIGDRIRVKVKEIDNMGRVNLTARDV; this is translated from the coding sequence ATGAAGCAAGTAGTTAGTAAAGAGATTTTCGGTAAAACAATTATTATTGAGACAGGGAGAATGGCAAGACAGGCTTCCGGGTCGGTCCTTGTTACTTCAGGAGGAACTGTTATATTGGCAACTGCAACAGTTTCGTCGGCACCTCGGGAAGGCGCTGATTTTTTTCCGTTAACAGTAGATTATATAGAAAAGATGTACGCTTCAGGAAAGATTCCTGGCGGTTTTTTTAAGAGAGAGTCGAAGCCTTCAACGGTTGCGACCTTAACATCACGATTGATCGACAGACCAATTCGTCCTTTGTTTCCTGAAGGATTTCGAAATGATGTTCATATTGTTATAACAGTATTGTCGTACGACGGGGTTAATACTCCTGACGTTCTTGGGATGGTAGGCGCTTCGGCAGCTCTATCAGTCTCGAAAATTCCATTTGCGGGACCTGCTGCAGGAGTTATCGTGGGATATGTTGATAATGAGTTTATTATGAACCCTTCTCCTGAACAATTAGCTATAAGTCAGCTTGACCTCGCTATTGCCGGAACTAAAGCAGCCGTTACAATGGTTGAGGCAGGCGCAAAAGAAGTGTCTGAGAAGCTTTTGATCGACGCTATTGAGTTCGGTCATAATGCAATTAAAGAAATTATTACGCTGCAGGAAGAACTGGTTGCTTTAGTTGGGCAACCAAAAATGCAGTATACTCTTGATCTTGTCCCTCAGGACATCGCTGAATGGGTAAATGGTAATTTTTCCCAGAAGCTTGAGGCGGCAATTAGAACCGAAGGAAAACAGGCACGTTACGATGCTATTGACCAACTTCAAGAAGAAGTTTTAGAAGCTGCAAAGACGAAGTTCGGAGAAGAATTTGAGAAGCAGAAAACGATTGTCAAACGTGCTTTTCATGAGCTGGAAAAGGCTATTTTCAGAAAAATTATCATTAATGATCATGTAAGAGCTGATGGTCGAAAATTAGATGAAATTCGAGCGTTGTCCAGTGAAGTCGGTGTGCTTCCGTGTACACATGGCTCAGCACTGTTTACGCGGGGAGAAACCCAGAGTCTTGCGGTTACAACCTTAGGCACTGCTGGTGATGAACAAACCATTGACGGGTTAGATATTACGTCTTCAAAGAAGTTTTTTCTGCATTATAACTTTCCTCCATTTTCTGTTGGAGAGACGGGCTTTATGCGTGGTCCAGGGCGTCGAGAGCTTGGACATGGTGCATTGGCAGAGAGAGCAATTATGCCTGTGTTGCCGCAACCGGCAGATTTTCCTTATACGATCAGGTTAGTATCTGAAATTTTAGAGTCAAACGGTTCCTCTTCTATGGCTTCCGTATGCGGCGGAATATTGTCGCTCATGGACGCGGGGGTTCCGATCGTTCGTCCGGTTGCAGGTGTTGCAATGGGATTAATTAAAGATAATGAAGAAAAGTATGCTATTTTGACTGACATCATGGGGCTGGAAGATCATTTAGGGGATATGGATTTTAAGGTTTGTGGTACCAAGGAAGGTGTTACTGCTTTGCAGATGGACATCAAAATTCTTGGGGTAACAAAAGAAATCATGCAGAAATCTCTTGCTCAGGCAGAGACTGCAAGGATGGCACTGTTAGATCATATGGTATCTGTAATAGATAAGCCAAGAGACAATATTTCAAGCTATGCACCTAGAATAGTTTCTTTAATGATACCTCAGGATAAAATCGGTCTTTTGATCGGTCCCGGAGGAAAGACTATAAAGGGAATTATTGAGGAAACCGGAGTCGAGATCGATATCGCAGATGATGGAAGAGTAATGATTGCTTCGGTTGATGAAAATTCATTAAATATGGCGAAAGAAAAAATATTCAACTTGGTAAGAGATGTAGAAGTTGGCGAAGTATATAATGGGAAAGTTGTGAAAATAACCAATTTCGGTGCATTTGTTGAAGTTTTGCCTGGAAAAGAAGGTCTTCTGCATATTTCGCAGATTAGTGAAAGAAGACTTCAGACTGTTGAAGAAGTTCTTCATATCGGTGATCGAATCCGAGTGAAAGTAAAAGAAATTGATAACATGGGCAGAGTCAATCTTACTGCCAGAGACGTATGA
- a CDS encoding dUTP diphosphatase — protein MKIIGVKIQQLHSIDLPLPGYMSEQAAGMDLYAAIDQPEMLLPGEIKAISTGISIEIPEGYEAQIRPRSGLALKKGISIPNAPGTIDSDYRGEIKVILINLGSEPFEIGRGDRIAQMIVAPVVQVRWIKSEDLTVTSRASGGFGHTGV, from the coding sequence ATGAAAATAATTGGAGTTAAGATACAACAGTTACATAGTATAGATCTTCCGTTGCCGGGTTACATGAGTGAACAAGCCGCGGGCATGGACCTGTACGCTGCAATCGATCAGCCTGAAATGCTTTTACCTGGTGAAATAAAGGCAATTTCAACCGGGATTTCAATAGAAATTCCTGAAGGGTATGAGGCTCAAATTCGCCCACGAAGTGGATTGGCCCTTAAAAAAGGTATATCAATTCCTAATGCTCCGGGAACAATTGATTCTGATTATAGAGGTGAGATTAAGGTAATATTGATCAATCTTGGGAGTGAACCTTTTGAAATCGGAAGAGGAGATAGAATTGCCCAAATGATTGTTGCGCCTGTAGTGCAGGTGCGTTGGATAAAAAGTGAAGATCTTACGGTAACGAGCCGGGCAAGTGGAGGCTTTGGACATACCGGGGTATGA
- a CDS encoding ribonuclease J — MNNKNLKLIILGGLDGIGKNMMAFEYNGSIIIVDVGMMFPDSEMFGIDKVIPDFTYIRENKEKVKAVILTHGHEDHVGALYNLFKEITVPIYGTKLTLALAESKLRKNMYSEDLLNVVKPAQKVIIDEFEVEFMRVSHSIPDGVALSIKTPVGTIIHSGDFKVDHTPIDGKVMDLNRFAQLGDEGVLALLSDSTNADTEGFGLSERVVGETFDRIFRKASHKRIVIVTFASNVHRIQQAINTARKHHRKVAVIGRSMEEVTLKAHENGYLHYQDDTLISLHQLQSIPPERTLIITTGSQGESMSVIARMSREDYKGISINENDCVVLSGTPIPGNEKGVNKVINNIFRRGAQVIYEQDFEVHVSGHACQEELRLLINLVRPKFFIPIHGEYRHLVAHAELADSVGIPRNNIFVLENGDVLAFSDNEGKVVDHVPGEAVLIDGLAEDEPYNIVQADRKLLSRDGILITSFALRKDTSQLLSEVKLHTRGFIYMKEAPELRADIIQKIEEIIADYNSAEPEYEKKSLKKTLMKDLSEYVYTQTKRRPLIVPSILEI; from the coding sequence TTGAATAATAAAAACTTAAAATTAATTATTTTGGGGGGTCTTGATGGTATAGGAAAGAATATGATGGCTTTCGAATATAACGGGAGCATTATAATTGTGGATGTCGGGATGATGTTTCCTGATTCTGAGATGTTTGGAATTGATAAGGTTATTCCTGACTTTACTTATATACGGGAAAACAAAGAAAAAGTTAAAGCAGTTATTTTGACCCATGGGCATGAAGACCATGTCGGGGCACTTTATAATCTGTTTAAAGAAATAACGGTGCCTATTTATGGAACAAAGCTTACCTTAGCATTGGCCGAGTCAAAACTAAGGAAAAATATGTATTCTGAGGATTTGCTTAATGTTGTTAAGCCGGCACAAAAAGTTATCATCGATGAATTCGAAGTCGAATTCATGCGAGTCAGCCATAGTATCCCTGATGGGGTGGCGTTAAGTATTAAGACTCCGGTTGGAACAATTATCCATTCCGGCGATTTCAAAGTTGATCATACGCCGATTGACGGCAAGGTCATGGACTTGAACCGTTTTGCGCAGTTAGGTGACGAGGGAGTGCTTGCGCTCCTTTCTGATAGTACTAACGCAGATACCGAGGGATTCGGGTTGTCAGAAAGAGTGGTCGGGGAAACTTTTGACCGAATTTTCCGTAAAGCCTCTCATAAAAGAATTGTTATTGTCACCTTCGCGTCCAATGTTCATCGTATCCAGCAGGCAATTAATACTGCACGCAAACATCATCGCAAAGTTGCTGTTATCGGGCGAAGTATGGAAGAAGTTACATTAAAAGCACACGAAAACGGATATCTTCATTATCAAGATGATACCCTGATTTCTCTGCATCAATTGCAAAGTATTCCTCCTGAAAGAACTCTTATTATTACGACGGGCAGTCAGGGAGAATCCATGAGTGTTATCGCTCGAATGAGCAGGGAAGATTATAAAGGTATCAGTATCAATGAAAATGATTGTGTGGTACTGTCCGGTACTCCTATTCCCGGGAATGAAAAAGGGGTTAATAAGGTTATTAATAATATATTTCGCAGAGGGGCTCAAGTTATCTATGAACAGGACTTTGAAGTTCATGTAAGTGGGCATGCTTGCCAGGAAGAGCTTCGATTGTTAATAAATCTGGTCCGTCCGAAGTTTTTTATTCCGATCCATGGTGAATACCGACATCTCGTTGCCCACGCAGAATTGGCCGACAGCGTTGGAATCCCAAGGAATAATATTTTTGTTCTGGAAAACGGAGATGTTCTGGCTTTTTCTGATAATGAAGGTAAAGTTGTTGATCACGTTCCGGGTGAAGCTGTTCTCATTGACGGACTTGCTGAAGATGAACCGTATAATATAGTTCAGGCGGACCGAAAGCTGCTTTCACGAGATGGTATTCTAATAACTTCGTTTGCACTCAGGAAAGATACCAGCCAACTGTTGTCTGAGGTGAAGTTGCATACAAGAGGGTTTATCTATATGAAAGAAGCTCCAGAACTAAGGGCGGACATAATACAGAAGATTGAAGAGATCATCGCAGATTATAATTCGGCAGAACCTGAATATGAGAAGAAAAGTCTGAAGAAAACCTTGATGAAAGATCTCTCCGAGTATGTTTATACGCAGACAAAGCGCCGGCCTTTAATTGTTCCCAGCATTTTGGAAATATGA
- a CDS encoding tRNA preQ1(34) S-adenosylmethionine ribosyltransferase-isomerase QueA, whose amino-acid sequence MHDENFQLSSYEYQLEERYIAQSPAQKRDNSRLMVLDKQHNTINHGLFHDLVHYLNPGDVLVRNNTSVFPARIFGRKETGAKIEFLLLSEKGQDIWEVICRPAKRLKLGDIVFFSNSLAAEIIGFCEEGKRLVKFRYQGDFWEIIDAIGNVPLPPYINLQSTRLSPCELKERYQTVFASKRGSSAAPTAGLHFTEKLLGEIAKKGITVVDVTLHVGLGTFLPVKAEVITDHIMHEEYYEITSSAIQAINQAKASGHRVIAVGTTSVRVLETIADEMITGEITPLSGKTSIFIYPGYQFKVVDGIVTNFHLPGSSLLLLVSAFYNRKSILNAYTIAKAENYRFFSFGDAMFIS is encoded by the coding sequence ATGCATGATGAAAACTTTCAGTTGTCATCGTACGAGTATCAGCTCGAAGAGCGGTATATTGCCCAAAGTCCGGCGCAAAAACGAGATAATTCCCGATTAATGGTGCTGGATAAACAACATAACACAATCAATCATGGACTTTTTCACGATCTTGTTCATTATCTTAATCCCGGGGATGTTCTTGTGCGAAACAACACGAGTGTATTTCCTGCAAGGATCTTTGGCCGGAAAGAGACTGGCGCTAAGATTGAGTTTTTGTTGTTGTCAGAGAAAGGACAAGATATCTGGGAGGTAATCTGTCGCCCGGCAAAACGCCTGAAATTAGGCGACATAGTATTTTTTTCTAATAGCCTGGCGGCTGAGATTATTGGTTTTTGTGAAGAAGGAAAACGGCTTGTAAAATTTCGGTATCAGGGTGATTTCTGGGAAATCATTGATGCTATCGGAAATGTTCCGCTTCCCCCATACATTAATTTACAGAGCACCCGGCTTTCTCCTTGTGAATTGAAAGAACGGTATCAAACGGTATTTGCTTCGAAGCGAGGATCATCTGCGGCTCCGACCGCCGGCCTGCATTTTACTGAAAAATTACTGGGAGAAATTGCGAAAAAAGGCATAACCGTAGTTGATGTGACGCTCCATGTTGGGTTAGGTACTTTTTTGCCGGTCAAAGCAGAAGTGATAACCGACCATATCATGCATGAAGAGTATTATGAAATTACCTCCTCAGCAATACAAGCTATTAATCAAGCGAAAGCTTCCGGACACAGGGTTATTGCTGTTGGTACAACTTCCGTTAGGGTTCTTGAGACAATCGCTGACGAAATGATTACTGGAGAGATAACGCCGTTATCAGGAAAAACCTCTATTTTTATTTATCCCGGATATCAGTTTAAGGTAGTTGATGGAATTGTGACTAATTTTCATCTTCCCGGTTCATCGCTATTGCTTCTTGTCTCTGCGTTTTATAACAGGAAATCCATCTTAAATGCTTATACTATCGCCAAAGCAGAAAACTATAGGTTTTTTAGTTTTGGGGATGCAATGTTTATATCCTGA
- a CDS encoding 4-hydroxy-tetrahydrodipicolinate reductase → MINVIVSGYKGRVGQEIAKAIVKDPELQMAGGVDVGDDLAQMIKDTKADVVVDFTHPSVRLENFLTIIEHGARPVVGTTGYNENEIADLQVMCREKNIGAIIAPNFAIGAILMMKFAAQAAKYLDCAEIVELHHEKKEDFPSGTAVKTAQLMLNVRQEFNKDVKDKVVNLEGARGANAGGIHIHSVRLPGFVAHQEVIFGTLGQTLTIRHDSISRESFMPGVIMAVKKVMTINELIYGLENII, encoded by the coding sequence ATGATAAACGTAATCGTAAGCGGTTATAAAGGCCGTGTGGGGCAGGAAATTGCTAAAGCTATTGTCAAAGATCCTGAACTGCAGATGGCAGGAGGCGTAGATGTCGGAGATGATCTCGCTCAGATGATTAAAGATACGAAAGCCGATGTTGTTGTTGATTTTACTCATCCGTCAGTTAGACTGGAGAACTTTTTGACTATTATCGAGCATGGAGCTCGTCCTGTTGTAGGTACCACTGGTTATAACGAAAATGAAATAGCTGACCTTCAAGTCATGTGCAGGGAGAAAAATATAGGTGCAATTATTGCTCCTAATTTTGCCATTGGCGCGATTCTTATGATGAAATTTGCCGCTCAAGCAGCGAAATATCTGGATTGTGCAGAAATTGTTGAGCTGCACCATGAGAAAAAAGAAGATTTTCCATCAGGGACTGCTGTGAAAACAGCTCAGCTGATGTTAAATGTGAGGCAGGAATTTAACAAAGATGTTAAGGATAAGGTTGTTAATTTAGAAGGCGCTCGAGGAGCAAATGCCGGGGGTATTCACATTCATTCAGTGAGGTTGCCGGGGTTCGTTGCTCATCAAGAAGTGATTTTCGGTACTCTTGGTCAGACGCTTACTATTCGGCACGATTCAATTAGCAGAGAATCATTTATGCCGGGAGTTATCATGGCTGTAAAAAAGGTTATGACAATCAATGAATTAATCTATGGGTTAGAAAATATTATTTAA
- a CDS encoding riboflavin biosynthesis protein RibF, giving the protein MPIKNKEIIDYHYERKVALGVFDGVHKGHQKLIEKSSFVMTFNPHPQILTKPYNDGILLLTTLEEKQSLIPHLLVLQFSQDIAALSPREFVEEILIKELSIDAVIVGYDYVFGKSRSGTVEDLIRFGKEYDFRVEVIDKVKKDGIIIKSSYIRSLIGNGMIEDANKLLGREYFVFGVVGHGKQLGRTLGFATANLVVPPDKLLPPQGVYGGKILVDQQIHDCAINVALEVQEGSVTTKHDDLIIEAHIFDFNQNIYGKKVVLYFSFFVRNEIKFSSLDDLKAQISKDVLCIRERITSR; this is encoded by the coding sequence ATGCCCATAAAAAATAAGGAAATAATAGATTATCATTATGAAAGAAAAGTTGCTTTAGGGGTTTTTGACGGAGTTCATAAAGGACATCAAAAACTGATTGAAAAATCATCTTTTGTTATGACATTTAATCCTCATCCGCAGATATTGACGAAGCCATATAATGACGGAATATTACTACTGACAACTTTAGAAGAAAAACAAAGCTTGATACCTCATCTCCTTGTCTTGCAGTTTTCTCAAGATATTGCTGCATTATCTCCTCGGGAATTCGTTGAAGAGATATTGATCAAGGAGTTGTCGATTGATGCCGTTATTGTTGGGTATGACTATGTATTTGGAAAGTCCAGGTCCGGGACGGTGGAAGACTTGATCCGTTTCGGGAAGGAGTATGATTTTCGCGTAGAAGTCATTGATAAGGTCAAGAAGGATGGTATTATCATTAAAAGTTCTTATATCAGAAGTCTGATCGGTAACGGCATGATAGAAGACGCAAATAAATTGTTAGGGCGAGAGTATTTTGTTTTTGGAGTTGTCGGTCATGGGAAACAGCTTGGGAGAACTCTTGGATTTGCTACTGCTAATCTTGTTGTTCCTCCAGATAAGCTCCTGCCGCCTCAGGGCGTTTATGGTGGCAAGATACTAGTTGACCAGCAGATACACGACTGTGCAATTAATGTGGCTTTGGAAGTTCAGGAAGGTTCAGTAACTACTAAGCATGATGACCTGATTATCGAAGCCCATATCTTTGATTTTAATCAAAATATATACGGAAAAAAAGTCGTACTTTATTTTTCTTTTTTTGTGAGAAATGAAATAAAATTTTCTTCGCTTGATGACTTGAAAGCTCAAATATCAAAAGATGTGTTATGTATTAGAGAGAGAATCACAAGTCGATGA
- a CDS encoding aspartate-semialdehyde dehydrogenase, with the protein MKKYNVAIVGATGVVGTEMIKVLEERKFPVAQLFPLASARSAGTKIEYNGEKIMVKELTESSFDNIEIALFSAGASVSAMFAPIAAAKGVKVIDNTSHFRMEKDIPLVVPEVNAHALKTYNSNIIANPNCSTAQLVVVLKPIHDKAKIKRVVISTYQAVAGAGKAGIDELAAQTAALLNGKSVTPKKFTKQIAFNLIPHIDVFFEDGYTKEEKKMILETQKIMEDETIAVTATTVRVPVFVGHSESVNIETITKITAQEVRDLLSKAPGVEVVDDPQNNKYPTPIEVAGKDPAYVGRIREDCSCQNGIDLWVVSDNLRKGAALNAVQIAEELIKQKII; encoded by the coding sequence ATGAAAAAATATAATGTTGCAATTGTTGGTGCTACCGGTGTAGTCGGGACAGAAATGATAAAGGTATTGGAGGAACGAAAATTTCCGGTTGCTCAATTGTTCCCGCTAGCCTCAGCGAGGTCAGCCGGCACAAAGATTGAATATAACGGCGAAAAAATTATGGTTAAGGAATTAACCGAAAGTTCTTTTGATAATATCGAGATAGCTTTGTTTTCAGCAGGTGCATCGGTAAGTGCTATGTTCGCACCTATTGCGGCTGCCAAAGGAGTTAAAGTAATTGATAATACTAGTCATTTCAGAATGGAAAAAGATATCCCCTTAGTTGTTCCTGAAGTCAATGCACACGCCTTGAAAACGTATAATTCTAATATTATAGCTAATCCAAACTGCTCTACTGCGCAATTAGTGGTTGTTCTTAAGCCAATTCACGATAAAGCAAAAATAAAGCGTGTCGTAATCTCCACGTATCAGGCAGTGGCTGGAGCCGGTAAGGCTGGAATTGATGAATTGGCAGCTCAAACGGCTGCTTTGCTAAATGGGAAAAGTGTTACCCCAAAAAAATTCACGAAGCAGATTGCCTTTAATTTGATACCTCATATCGATGTTTTTTTTGAGGATGGGTATACTAAAGAAGAGAAAAAAATGATTTTAGAAACACAAAAAATTATGGAAGATGAAACAATTGCAGTTACTGCAACCACTGTGCGTGTCCCTGTTTTTGTCGGACATTCCGAGTCGGTGAATATTGAGACAATAACAAAAATAACAGCCCAGGAAGTAAGAGATCTTTTATCGAAAGCTCCTGGCGTCGAAGTTGTTGATGATCCGCAGAATAATAAATATCCGACTCCAATTGAGGTTGCCGGAAAAGATCCTGCATATGTCGGCAGAATTCGGGAAGATTGTTCCTGCCAAAACGGAATAGATCTCTGGGTAGTCTCCGATAACCTGCGAAAAGGGGCAGCGCTGAATGCTGTTCAAATTGCTGAAGAATTAATTAAACAAAAAATAATTTAG
- a CDS encoding insulinase family protein: MYEKEVLANGLVVVGEEIPHVRSVACGILVGAGVNQETSHNNGISHFIEHMFFKGTKRRSALEIAKTLDELGGRLNAYTDKEATMFYSVVLDSHIFRAMDLLFDIFLNSTIKSKDINLEKKVVLEEIKMYQDTPDELIHDLFITSLWQGHSMGKPILGDKSIIKGLERKDLDAYIQDIYVPNNIVISLAGNFSFQDVIPEIRARFDSMRKQNATIVYEPPTSFPGIKIWKKDTEQVHICLGGNGFSYKDKSRYTLAVLNSILGGSMSSRLFQEIREKRGLAYSIYSYQSYYRNGGLFAIYSGTSLENSRQVVQLIMAELSKIRGGDISEAEIKKAKEHLKGNMVLSLESSNSRMSWNSKNFFYFDKFFTVEDVFSSINAVTLEDVTSIANTLFLPEKLCLTAIGPFTNEDHFSGIL; this comes from the coding sequence ATGTATGAAAAAGAAGTACTTGCGAATGGCTTGGTAGTTGTCGGAGAAGAGATCCCTCATGTGAGATCTGTGGCTTGTGGAATCCTTGTAGGTGCCGGGGTTAATCAGGAAACTTCTCATAATAACGGGATATCCCATTTTATCGAGCATATGTTTTTTAAGGGGACCAAGCGCAGAAGTGCGCTGGAAATTGCAAAGACACTTGATGAACTCGGTGGCAGATTAAATGCCTATACGGACAAAGAAGCGACTATGTTCTATAGTGTTGTTCTGGATTCCCATATATTCAGGGCAATGGATCTTTTATTCGATATTTTCCTTAATTCCACGATAAAAAGCAAAGATATCAATCTGGAAAAAAAAGTCGTTCTCGAAGAAATAAAAATGTATCAGGATACCCCTGATGAACTTATTCATGATTTGTTTATAACCTCATTGTGGCAGGGTCATTCAATGGGCAAGCCGATATTAGGTGATAAGTCGATCATCAAAGGCTTGGAGAGAAAAGATCTTGATGCCTATATCCAGGACATTTACGTGCCCAATAATATCGTTATTTCATTAGCCGGTAATTTTTCTTTTCAAGATGTCATTCCTGAGATACGTGCTCGTTTTGACTCAATGAGAAAACAGAATGCTACAATTGTTTACGAACCGCCTACCTCTTTTCCTGGTATAAAAATATGGAAAAAAGATACGGAACAGGTCCATATTTGCCTTGGAGGTAATGGATTTTCTTATAAAGATAAGAGCCGTTATACATTGGCTGTGCTTAATTCGATATTAGGTGGGTCGATGAGTTCCCGGCTTTTTCAAGAAATCAGAGAAAAAAGAGGCCTGGCTTATAGCATATATTCTTATCAATCATATTATCGTAACGGAGGACTGTTCGCTATCTATAGTGGCACAAGTCTTGAAAACTCAAGGCAAGTTGTTCAGCTGATAATGGCTGAGCTAAGCAAGATCCGGGGCGGAGATATTTCCGAAGCAGAGATTAAGAAAGCGAAAGAGCATCTTAAGGGAAACATGGTCTTGTCGTTGGAAAGCTCTAATAGCAGGATGAGCTGGAATAGCAAGAACTTTTTTTATTTTGATAAGTTTTTTACTGTTGAGGATGTTTTTTCTTCAATTAATGCTGTTACCCTTGAAGACGTTACTTCTATCGCAAATACACTGTTCTTGCCAGAAAAATTATGCTTAACTGCTATCGGGCCATTTACAAATGAGGATCATTTTTCAGGTATTCTATGA
- the rpsO gene encoding 30S ribosomal protein S15, with protein MSSTVELDKLEKKDVIKEFKLHEGDTGSVEVQVALLTKRINHLVEHLKVNKKDNHSRRGLLMLVGKRKRLMKYFSKKDPGKYKEVCQRLSLKE; from the coding sequence ATGAGTTCAACGGTAGAGCTTGATAAGCTTGAAAAAAAGGATGTTATTAAAGAGTTTAAACTTCATGAAGGCGATACAGGGTCTGTAGAAGTTCAAGTTGCTTTGTTAACTAAAAGGATAAATCATTTAGTTGAGCATCTGAAGGTTAATAAAAAAGATAACCATTCACGTCGCGGTCTTTTGATGCTTGTTGGTAAAAGAAAAAGACTTATGAAGTATTTTAGTAAAAAAGATCCCGGCAAATATAAAGAAGTTTGTCAGCGTCTAAGTCTTAAAGAATAA
- a CDS encoding 4-hydroxy-tetrahydrodipicolinate synthase — MRERFGRLLTAMITPFDGQGAVDYKKAADLADMLVQTGTEGIVVTGTTGESPTLTHEEEFELYRAVKSAVGKKASIIAGTGSNCTRTTIHSTQVAQDIGIDGAMVVVPYYNKPSQEGMYQHFSAIAQSTKLPLIIYNIPGRTGVNMLPDTVKRLSPINNYVAIKEASGDLNQIKSIIEQAPSDFMVYSGDDALTLPVLKAGGYGIISVAAHVAGQEMSQMINAYVSGEVAAADALHEVLMPLFKVLFITANPTPVKAALSMCWKEVGVPRLPLIDATDKEKAEICSVLQQIKKI, encoded by the coding sequence ATGAGAGAAAGATTCGGAAGATTATTAACCGCGATGATAACTCCATTTGATGGACAAGGTGCGGTTGATTATAAAAAAGCTGCAGACTTAGCTGATATGCTTGTTCAAACCGGTACTGAAGGAATCGTCGTTACAGGAACAACAGGCGAATCTCCTACGTTAACGCATGAGGAAGAATTTGAGCTATATAGGGCAGTCAAATCTGCAGTTGGTAAGAAAGCCTCAATCATAGCCGGGACGGGTTCAAATTGTACAAGGACTACAATTCATTCGACCCAGGTGGCTCAGGATATAGGTATTGACGGCGCAATGGTGGTTGTTCCTTATTACAATAAACCATCTCAAGAAGGGATGTATCAACATTTCAGCGCGATTGCCCAGTCAACAAAGCTCCCTTTGATAATCTACAATATTCCCGGGAGGACAGGTGTTAATATGCTACCCGATACGGTTAAGAGATTATCGCCGATTAATAATTATGTAGCAATTAAAGAAGCCTCCGGCGACCTTAACCAGATCAAGTCCATCATCGAACAGGCTCCTTCAGATTTTATGGTCTATAGCGGGGATGATGCTCTGACGCTACCTGTACTTAAAGCAGGAGGGTATGGAATTATTTCTGTTGCAGCTCATGTGGCTGGTCAGGAAATGAGCCAAATGATAAATGCTTATGTTTCGGGGGAGGTTGCTGCCGCTGATGCTCTTCATGAGGTGCTCATGCCTTTATTTAAAGTTTTGTTTATCACAGCTAACCCTACACCTGTAAAAGCTGCATTGTCGATGTGCTGGAAAGAGGTTGGCGTGCCTCGTTTGCCGCTTATTGATGCTACCGATAAGGAAAAAGCTGAGATCTGCTCAGTCTTACAACAAATAAAGAAGATTTAA